The genomic stretch GGGAACCGGCTAGAGCCGCCAGCCGGTATGGATCGCGACGATCCCGCCCGAGAGGTTGCGCACCGCGACCTTCTCGAAGCCCGCGCGGCGCATCATGCCTGCCAGCGTCTCCTGGTCGGGGAACATGCGGATGCTCTCGGCGAGGTATTCGTAGCTGTCGCGGTCCTTCGCCACGCGCGCGCCGATCGCCGGCAGCGCCTTGAAGGACCAGGCATCGTACAGCGGTACCAGGGCCGAGATCTCGAGGCGCGAAAACTCCAGGCAGTGGAAGCGCCCTCCGGGACGCAGCACGCGGCGCGCATCGCGCAGCACCGCGTCCTTGTCGGTGCAGTTGCGCAGGCCGAAGGCGATCGAGACCTTCTCCACGCTGCGGTCGGGCAGCGGGATGTGCTCGGCATCCACCACCATGAAGTCCAGGCCGTCGACGATTCCGCGGTCCAGCGCGCGCTTGCGGCCCACTTCCAGCATGGCGGGGTTCACGTCGGTGAGGATGACGCGCCCGGCGCCGCGCTCCTTCGCCAGGAAGGAGATGTCGCCGGTACCCCCCGCCAGGTCGAGCAGCGTCTCGCGCGCCGAGCACGCGATGGCATTGACGAAGATCCGCTTCCAGACGCGATGGATACCGAGCGACATCAGATCGTTCATGACGTCGTAGCTGGGCGCCACGCTTTCGAAGACGTCGCGCACCATCGACGCCTTCTCGGCGCGGGGCACGGTGCGGAAGCCGAA from Roseomonas fluvialis encodes the following:
- a CDS encoding class I SAM-dependent methyltransferase; translation: MSDSPQDQADFGFRTVPRAEKASMVRDVFESVAPSYDVMNDLMSLGIHRVWKRIFVNAIACSARETLLDLAGGTGDISFLAKERGAGRVILTDVNPAMLEVGRKRALDRGIVDGLDFMVVDAEHIPLPDRSVEKVSIAFGLRNCTDKDAVLRDARRVLRPGGRFHCLEFSRLEISALVPLYDAWSFKALPAIGARVAKDRDSYEYLAESIRMFPDQETLAGMMRRAGFEKVAVRNLSGGIVAIHTGWRL